One Mercurialis annua linkage group LG3, ddMerAnnu1.2, whole genome shotgun sequence DNA window includes the following coding sequences:
- the LOC126673445 gene encoding ABC transporter B family member 15-like, whose amino-acid sequence MGSSNIKKKRSNNIWSMGTILMHADYIDWLLMILGFIGSVGDGFSTPIVLFVTSKLMNNLGGSSSSSSDFSHNINMNALSLCYVACGQWVVCFLEGYCWTRTGERQATRMRARYLKAVLRQEVGYFDLHVTSTAEVITSVSNDSLVIQDVLSEKVPNFLMNASMFFGCYLVGFLLLWRLAIVGFPFIILLIIPGLMYGRTLMGLARKMRDEYTKAGTIAEQAISSIRTVYAFVGENKTISEYSKALDCTVKLGLRQGLAKGLAIGSNGVVFAIWSFMSYYGSRMVMYDNSRGGTVFAVGASIAVGGLSLGAGLSNVKYLSEACSAGERIMEVIKRKPKIDIENTEGEILQNIKGEVEFNTIDFAYPSRPETLILKNFNLKIPPGITIALVGGSGSGKSTVIALLQRFYDPLDGEILVDGIGIERLQVKWLRAQMGLVSQEPALFATSIKENILFGKEDASMEEVVEAAKASNAHDFISLLPHGYDTQVGERGVQMSGGQKQRIAIARAIIKAPKILLLDEATSALDSESERIVQEALDKAAVGRTTIIIAHRLSTIRNADLIAVVQTGQVMETGSHDELIKNEDGLYTSLVRLQQTEKEKTVEDDDDHHATSFSSLMSKMDMNNASSRRLSIVSRSSSADSSMTAPNRGSLGGDQHNGENLAEESVKRPSFRRLLAMNSPEWKQASFGCLGAILFGGVQPLYAFVMGSMISIYFLSDHNEIKEQIRIYSLCFLGLAIFSLIINIVQHYNFAYMGEMLTKRIRERMLSKLLTFEIGWFDQDENSSGAICARLAKDANVVRSLVGDRIALVIQTVSAVTIACTMGLVIAWRLAVVMIAVQPLIIICFYCRRVLIKSMSQQAIKAQDESGKLAAEAVSNLRTITAFSSQDRILKMLEKSQEGPQRESMRQSLYAGLGLGTSQCLMSCTWALDFWYGGRLISKGYISSKALFETFMILVSTGRVIADAGSMTTDLAKGADAVGSVFAVLDRFTRIEPDDPEGYEPEKITGHVELKDVDFAYPARPNVMIFKGFSIKIEAGKSTALVGQSGSGKSTIIGLIERFYDPIGGTVKIDNRDIKLFNLRSLRKHIALVSQEPTLFAGTIKDNITYGTSDSTDESEIIEAAKAANAHDFIAALKDGYDTWCGDRGVQLSGGQKQRVAIARAILRNPAILLLDEATSALDSQSEKVVQDALERVMVGRTSVVVAHRLSTIQNCDTIAVLSKGQIVEQGSHSSLLAKGPTGAYFSLVSLQRTPLNNSHTSN is encoded by the exons TAATATTTGGTCTATGGGGACAATTTTGATGCATGCAGATTATATAGACTGGTTGTTGATGATTCTTGGGTTTATTGGATCTGTTGGTGATGGATTTTCTACACCGATTGTGTTGTTTGTTACTAGTAAATTGATGAATAATCTTGGcggttcttcttcttcttcttctgatttCTCTCATAACATAAATATG AATGCTCTGTCTCTTTGTTACGTGGCTTGTGGACAATGGGTTGTTTGTTTTCTTG aGGGATATTGTTGGACAAGAACAGGAGAGAGACAAGCAACGAGAATGAGAGCAAGATATTTAAAAGCAGTATTAAGACAAGAAGTTGGTTATTTTGATTTGCATGTCACAAGTACAGCAGAAGTCATCACAAGTGTTTCCAATGATAGCCTTGTCATTCAAGATGTTCTAAGTGAAAAG GTGCCAAATTTCTTGATGAACGCTTCAATGTTCTTCGGCTGCTATCTAGTCGGGTTCTTACTGCTATGGAGGCTCGCAATAGTCGGGTTTCCATTTATAATTCTTCTGATAATCCCCGGTTTAATGTACGGAAGAACATTGATGGGATTAGCACGGAAAATGAGAGATGAGTACACAAAAGCAGGAACAATAGCAGAACAGGCAATATCTTCTATAAGAACCGTGTATGCTTTTGTGGGCGAAAACAAAACCATATCGGAATACTCGAAAGCTCTGGATTGTACGGTGAAATTAGGGTTGAGGCAGGGTTTGGCTAAAGGATTGGCGATCGGAAGTAATGGAGTTGTGTTTGCAATTTGGTCATTTATGTCATACTATGGGAGTAGAATGGTGATGTATGATAATTCTCGTGGTGGTACTGTTTTTGCTGTTGGTGCGTCTATTGCTGTGGGTGGATT ATCCCTGGGTGCTGGATTATCAAACGTGAAATACCTATCAGAAGCATGTTCAGCAGGAGAAAGAATAATGGAAGTAATAAAAAGAAAACCCAAAATAGACATAGAAAACACAGAAGGGGAAATACTACAAAACATAAAAGGAGAAGTAGAGTTCAACACCATAGACTTTGCATACCCATCAAGACCAGAAACCCTAATTCTCAAAAACTTTAACCTAAAAATCCCACCAGGAATAACCATAGCCTTAGTGGGAGGTAGTGGATCAGGCAAATCAACAGTGATTGCATTATTACAAAGATTTTATGATCCACTTGATGGGGAAATATTGGTTGATGGGATTGGAATTGAGAGATTGCAAGTTAAGTGGCTGAGGGCACAGATGGGATTAGTGAGTCAAGAACCAGCTTTATTTGCAACTTCCATTAAAGAAAATATACTTTTTGGGAAAGAAGATGCTTCCATGGAGGAAGTTGTTGAAGCTGCTAAAGCTTCTAATGCTCATGATTTTATCAGTTTGTTGCCTCATGGCTATGATACTCAG GTTGGTGAACGAGGAGTTCAAATGTCCGGAGGACAAAAGCAAAGAATTGCCATAGCAAGAGCAATAATCAAAGCACCAAAAATTCTCCTTCTTGATGAGGCAACAAGTGCATTAGACTCCGAATCTGAACGTATAGTCCAAGAAGCCCTAGACAAGGCTGCCGTGGGTCGAACCACGATCATCATAGCGCACCGTCTCTCCACCATTCGCAATGCTGACCTAATCGCGGTAGTTCAAACTGGCCAGGTCATGGAAACCGGTTCGCATGACGAATTAATTAAAAACGAAGATGGTCTATACACGTCATTAGTCCGTCTTCAAcaaacagaaaaagaaaaaaccgtCGAAGACGATGATGATCATCATGCCACGTCGTTCTCTTCATTGATGTCGAAAATGGACATGAACAACGCTAGTAGTCGAAGATTGTCGATTGTTAGTAGGTCGAGCTCCGCGGATTCTTCAATGACGGCTCCAAACAGAGGTTCACTTGGCGGAGATCAACATAATGGAGAAAATCTCGCGGAGGAGAGTGTTAAAAGACCGTCGTTTCGAAGATTGTTAGCAATGAACTCGCCGGAATGGAAACAAGCTAGTTTCGGATGTTTAGGTGCAATTCTATTCGGCGGAGTGCAGCCATTGTACGCATTTGTGATGGGTTCGATGATATCGATATATTTTTTGAGTGATCATAATGAAATCAAGGAGCAAATACGGATTTACTCGTTATGTTTTTTGGGGTTAGCGATCTTCTCATTGATCATCAACATTGTTCAGCATTATAATTTTGCGTATATGGGTGAGATGCTAACGAAGAGAATCAGAGAAAGAATGCTTTCGAAGTTGCTCACTTTTGAAATTGGATGGTTCGATCAAGATGAGAACTCTAGTGGTGCAATTTGCGCTAGACTTGCCAAAGATGCTAATGTG GTGAGGTCATTGGTGGGTGACAGAATAGCTCTTGTGATACAAACAGTCTCAGCTGTGACCATAGCCTGCACAATGGGCCTTGTTATTGCTTGGAGGCTTGCTGTTGTTATGATAGCAGTCCAGCCTCTCATTATTATCTGCTTTTATTGCCGGCGTGTCCTAATCAAAAGCATGTCTCAACAAGCCATTAAAGCCCAAGATGAAAGTGGCAAGCTAGCTGCAGAGGCCGTCTCCAATCTCCGAACCATCACCGCCTTTTCCTCGCAAGATCGGATCCTAAAAATGCTCGAAAAATCCCAAGAAGGTCCGCAGAGAGAGAGCATGAGGCAATCATTGTATGCTGGTCTTGGGCTTGGTACCTCTCAATGCCTAATGTCATGTACTTGGGCTCTCGACTTTTGGTACGGCGGTAGGCTCATTTCGAAAGGCTATATCTCCTCGAAAGCCCTATTTGAGACGTTCATGATCTTGGTCAGCACGGGTCGCGTCATAGCCGATGCCGGAAGCATGACGACTGACCTAGCTAAAGGTGCGGACGCTGTTGGTTCCGTATTCGCCGTGTTAGACCGATTCACGAGGATTGAACCTGATGACCCGGAAGGATACGAGCCCGAAAAGATTACGGGCCATGTCGAATTAAAAGACGTGGACTTCGCGTATCCGGCTAGGCCCAATGTGATGATCTTTAAAGGCTTCTCAATCAAAATCGAAGCGGGAAAATCAACAGCATTGGTGGGACAAAGCGGGTCCGGCAAATCAACAATCATTGGATTAATCGAGAGATTTTACGATCCGATCGGAGGGACCGTAAAAATAGACAATCGAGATATCAAGTTATTTAACCTAAGATCACTAAGGAAGCACATTGCATTAGTCAGTCAAGAACCAACATTGTTTGCTGGTACTATAAAGGATAACATCACGTACGGTACATCAGACAGTACAGATGAATCAGAAATAATCGAGGCCGCTAAAGCAGCCAACGCTCACGATTTCATCGCAGCATTGAAAGATGGATACGACACGTGGTGTGGGGACAGAGGAGTTCAGCTTTCAGGTGGGCAAAAACAACGCGTTGCAATAGCGCGTGCAATACTGAGAAATCCTGCAATTCTGTTATTAGATGAAGCAACGAGTGCGCTGGACAGTCAATCGGAGAAAGTGGTGCAAGACGCGCTTGAGCGCGTGATGGTTGGAAGGACGAGTGTTGTGGTTGCACATAGGCTTAGTACCATACAAAACTGCGACACGATTGCCGTTTTGAGTAAAGGGCAAATTGTAGAGCAAGGGTCCCACTCGTCCTTGTTGGCAAAGGGACCCACTGGAGCTTACTTCTCACTTGTTAGCCTTCAAAGGACCCCACTAAATAACAGTCATACCTCTAACTAA